The Anabaena sp. PCC 7108 region CCAGTGGCTAAGTTGAGGATAGCTGTTTCTGTACCTTCAACAATGGTGTCATCAATGGGATTAACTGTCACCGTGGCTGTTGCAGAACCCGCAGCAAAAGTTACAGTTCCCGTGAGGTTGCTGTAGTCAGTACCGTTAGTAGCTGTACCTGCGGTGGTGTAATTAACAGTTAAGGCACTGGTTGTGCTACCTGTTCTGGTGAGGGTAAAGACTCCTGGATTCGTCGGTTCAGCCGCATTAGCATCTGTAGCCGCTATGGTAATTACAGGTAAAGGAGGCAAGTCATTATCAGCAATATTGACAGTAGCAGTTTTAGCTGTACCCAGGGTATATCCTGTGCCAGCAGCTAAGTTGAGGATAGCTGTTTCTGTACCTTCAACAATGGTGTCATCAATGGGATTAACTGTCACCGTGGCTGTTGCAGAACCCGCAGCAAAAGTTACAGTTCCCGTGAGGTTGCTGTAGTCAGTACCGTTAGTAGCTGTACCTGCGGTGGTGTAATTAACAGTTAAGGCACTGGTTGTGCTACCTGTTCTGGTGAGGGTAAAGACTCCTGGATTCGTCGGTTCAGCCGCATTAGCATCTGTAGCCGCTATGGTAATTACAGGTAAAGGAGGCAAGTCATTATCAGCAATATTGACAGTGGCACTCTTCACCGTACCCAGGGTATATCCTGTGCCAGCAGCTAAGTTGAGGATAGCTGTTTCTGTACCTTCAACAATGGTGTCATCAATGGGATTAACTGTCACCGTTGCAGTATTACTACCAGCCGCAAAAGTTACAGTTCCCGTGAGGTTGCTGTAGTCAGTACCGTTGGTAGCTGTACCTGCGGTGGTGTAATTAACAGTTAATGCACTGGTTGTGCTACCTGTTCTGGTGAGGGTAAAGACTCCTGGATTAGTCGGTTCAGCCGCATTAGCATCTGTAGCCGCTATGGTAATTACAGGTAAAGGAGGCAAGTCATCATTAGTAATAGTGCCTGTAACAGCCGTTGTTGTGCCAACAGTGTAACCTGTACCGGAAGCTAAAGTTAAAGCAACGGTTTCATTAGCTTCAACAGTAGTATCTGCGGTGGGATTGATGGTTAATATTGCTGTACTCGAACCTGCTGCAAAGGTAATGGTTTTTCCGGTTCCAGGAGTTGCACCAGTGTAGTCACTACCGTTAGCTGTGCCGTTGATGCCATAGTTAACACTTAAGGCATTGGTGGTACTACCTGTACGGGTGAAGGTGTAAATCAGATTGGCTGTTCCATCTTCAGTGACACTGGGAGGAGATACAGCTAGGGTAATGACGGGAATAACAGCTACATCATCATTAGTAATAGTGCCTGTAACAGCCGTTGTTGTGCCAACAGTGTAACCTGTACCGGAAGCTAAAGTTAAAGCAACGGTTTCATTAGCTTCAACAGTAGTATCTGCGGTGGGATTGATGGTTAATATTGCTGTACTCGAACCTGCTGCAAAGGTAATGGTTTTTCCGGTTCCAGGAGTTGCACCAGTGTAGTCACTACCGTTAGCTGTGCCGTTGATGCCATAGTTAACACTTAAGGCATTGGTGGTACTACCTGTACGGGTGAAGGTGTAAATCAGATTGGCTGTTCCATCTTCAGTGACACTGGGAGGAGATACAGCTAGGGTAATGACGGGAATAACAGCTACATCATCATCAGTGATGGTTGCAGAAACAGGAGTAGTAATAGCTATATAACCAGTTCCACTGGTGACATTAACCGATATGGTTATATCGCTCTCAAATAGTGTGTCAGCAGTTGGATCGACTGTAACAGTTGCTGTACTACTGCCAGCTAAAAAAGTGACTGTACCAGTTGCCGTACCATTTAAATTGTCAGTGAAAGTGGTTGTACCACTTTCTGTGAAGTCAGTTCCTATGACTCCATTGCTAGAGGCACTAAAGTTGACTGTTAAAGTATTAGTAGTGCTACCTGTACGGGTGAAGGTATAAATCAGATTGGCTGTTCCATCTTCCGTGACGCTGGCAGGAGATACGGCTAGAGTGATAGTAGGTAAAACATTATTAGTAAGAGTGATGGTTTGATCGGAAAATTGTACTTTTTCGACACCAGATAATGTATCTATGCCATCACGATTACTTACTGAATCGGTAATTGTGGTTACTCCTGCATTGGTGGTGATTTGATATTGGGAAAAAGTACCTGAATAAACAGCAGTATCAGTTCCTTCACCTCCATAAAGAGTATCGTTACCTGTTCCCCCAAGTAACCTATCATCCCCTTGTTCACCGAATAAACGGTCATTGCCTCCACTACCTTGGAGAGTATCATTACCCAAACCACCAAACAAATCATCAGTGTTGTTACTACCTGTAATGGTGTCATTAACAACAGATGTGCTGAGAATATAATCTGTGGCTGCTAGTTGACTGCTACTAAAACCGTTGATTTTCAGTCTATAGCCATAAATGGGGTTAGAAGAGTTGTTAAAGCGGGCAGTAATGACGGCATCACCTAGAGAATCATCACTGATAAGAGTTAAGAGTGTTTGATAGTCAGCAATACCAACTGATCTGAGGTCAATTTTGTCTTGTCCTTGGACAAAATCAGTGACTACATCTAGGTCTTGGGAAAGAGTGGAATTATTGAAAGTTTCAAAGACAAATGTATCTAGTCCTGTGCCTCCTATGAAGGTATCAGAACCTGTTCCTCCCAGGAATCGATCATCTCCCTGTTCACCAAATAAACGGTCTTCACCTCCACTACCTTGGAGAGTATCATTACCCAAACCACCAAACAAATCATCAGTGTTGTTACTACCTGTAATGGTGTCATTAACAACAGATGTGCTGAGAATATAATCTGTGGCTGCTAGTTGACTGCTACTAAAACCGTTGATTTTCAGTCTATAGCCATAAATGGGGTTAGAAGAGTTGTTAAAGCGGGCAGTAATGACGGCATCACCTAGAGAATCATCACTGATAAGAGTTAAGAGTGTTTGATAGTCAGCAATACCAACAGTGCTGAGATCAATTTTGTCTTGTCCCTTGACAAAATCAGTGACTACATCTAGGTCTTGGGAAAGAGTGGAATTATTGAAAGTTTCAAAGACAAATTGATCTGAACCTGTGCCTCCTGTGAGGGTATCAGAACCTGTTCCCCCGAATAATTGATCATTTCCACCTTGTCCAAGAAGTGTATCATTTCCACCTTGTCCAAAAAGTTTATCATCACTAGAAGTTCCTTCAATAGTGTCATTACCTGATGTTCCGGTGAAATCCTGCTGTTCTACCTGAATAGTTTGCCCATTTACCGTAATTGTGGCTGAATCATCTTCTGCTTGCAAAGCTTGTAAGGTGGCATCATCTAGACTGTAACCTTGTACTAACTCAGCAAAAATTGCTCCTTCGTCTCCTGCACTATCTGTCAGGTTAATTTGAGCATCCACAAAATGTCCAATTTCTTCTAATAAAAGCGCACTAATAGCTGCTGGTGTGGCTGTAGCAACAAAATTAGCTGATAGATAAATCTGATTAGTGCTACTAGCATAAGCACCGTTAGCTGTTCCCAGAATGCTGCTATCAAGAATCTCAATTTGCGGAATTTGACTAAAGTCACCAGTTTGCCACTGTAAACGCAGAATTTCCGCTATGCTACGGTTGTACTGCGTACCAAAAGCTGTGTCGAAACTCTGCCAGAAACTGTCTAAACCAGAAAATGCGCTTAATTGGCTGTATGTTAGCGTCAGGGCAGAATTGAGTAAAGGATTCATAAAATAAGGCTTGTATGTATTTTTAACATCTTAGCCTTGTTTAGTTTTGATCCGCAACTAGTATATTGTTTGATCACAGTGATATTTCTGATACTTAGACTACAAAATAAGTAAAAACTTTAAAGAAGCTCAAATATGATCAGGACTTACGTAACTGGAACATTAGTTGTTGGTGCGTCAGACTGTATAAATCTAGTAAGTAAACAGATTTTTGATATCTGACGCACCCTACAATAGATTTTTAGGTGCTGGAACATTAGTTGTTGGTGCGTCAGACTGTATAAATCTAGTAAGTAAACAGATTTTTGATATCTGACGCATCCTACAATAGATTTTTAGGTGCTGGAACATTAGTTGTTGGTGCGTCAGACTGTATAAATCTAGTAAGTAAACAGATTTTTGATATCTGACGCACCCTACAATAGATTTTTAGTGAAAATTAAATATGCGTTTCCTAAAACCCTTGTAGAGAAGTGACCTGGGTAGATATTCTCGGCTCTACAATCTTTTTTGGAGATGTCTAATAGAAACCGATAACTTGTCTACCGATTTCTCTGCGTCCTCTGCGCCTCTGCGGTTCGTTCTTCCCTCCTTCAAGCTAGAATTTCATGACTACACTAGAGGAATGGGAAAACCTGCTTAGTCATGTACATCCCAAACTTTGATAAATATCAGTCTTTTGATAAATATCTGTCATCACCCAAAAGAGAGATTTTGTGATTAAATTAACCGTTTACCCTATATTTCAGGGTTTTGTTGTCTCAAATTAACTGCTTATGAAGCTGCGCTCATATATGTTTTTAGGTTTGTTTATCAGCCTGTTCTTGAGTATTTTGCCTTTCTCCGGTAATGTCACTAATGCTGCTACACCAGCAGTACTCTCATTTACGCAAAATGTGCAGAAAACGGTGTTAGACAATGGCTTAACAGTACTCACCAAAGAAGTGCATACTGCACCAGTGGTAAGTGTGCAGGTTTGGTATCAGGTTGGTTCTCGCAATGAGGGAACTGGAGAAAATGGTATTTCTCACCAACTGGAACATTTAATGTTTAAGGGTACTACCGACCGTCCGGTGCAATTTGGCAGGTTATTTAGTGCTTTGGGTAGCCAGTTTAATGCTTTTACTAGTTTTGATGAAACTGCTTATTTTGGTACAGTGCAGCGAGATAAATTAGAAGCATTGTTGACTCTGGAAAGCGATCGCATGAAAAATGCTTTAATAGGCTCAGAGCAACTCACCAGTGAAAAGCGTGTAGTCATTTCTGAGTTACAAGGATATGAAAACTCACCAGGTTATCGTTTAGATAGAGAAGTCAGAAAAGCTGCTTTTCCTAACCGTGCTTACGGTTTACCTGTAGGAGGGACAAAAGCCGATGTAGAGAAATTCACGGTTGAGCAAGTACGCAATTATTACCAAACTTACTACAGTCCTAATAATGCAACTTTAGTAGTGACTGGAGATTTTAGCACCGAACCAACTCTAAAAACTATCAAAGCCACTTTTGGAAAACTCACAAAAGGGAAAAAAACAGCTTTGAAAGTTTCTCCGGCTGTAACTGCAGTGAGTACTGCAAAAAAAGCGCCAATTGTTCTCAAACAACCGGGAAGCGCAGCATTACTACAAGCTATCTATCCTCTACCAGATATCAAACATCCTGATGTTGCTGCAATTGATGTTATGGATGCTATTCTTACGGGTGGACGTAGTTCCCGTCTGTATCAAGCCGTTATAGAAACTGGATTAGCCAGTTCAGTCAGTGGTAGCGCTGCGGAACTTATAGAACCGGGTTGGTATGAAATTAGCGCCATAGCTGCACCAGGTAAGAAATTAAGCAATATTGCGGATAATATTCAGCAATCTTTGACAAAATTACAACAGGAACTTGTTAGTTCAGAAGAATTAAATCGAGCGAAAACGCAATTACAAACTGGGTTAATCTTGAATAACCAGGATATTACCAGTCAAGCTAGTCAATTGGCATATAACCAAATCATTGCTGGAGACTATAATTATACTGAAAAGTATTTGAGTGCGATCGCTCAAGTTACGCCCCAAGATGTCCAACGAGTAGCCAAAACTTACCTCAACCCCGCAAAACAAACTATCGGTTTTTTTGAACCAACTCAAGCAAACGGTGAACCAGGAACTTCTAGTGGTGGTTCTGGTCGGACGGTTGAAAATTTCAGTCCTGGTCAACCTGTAGACCCCGCAGAATTAGCAAAATATTTACCACCAACAACATCAGCTACCAATTCTAATCAACAATCTTTACCAGAACAGTTTACCTTAGCCAATGGCTTAAAAGTACTGCTTTTACAAGACCGTAGCCTTCCCACCATTAATATCAGGGGAAAAATTAACGCTGGTAATGAGTTTGATAGTATTCAAAAAGCAGGTTTAGCAAATTTGACTGCTACCAACTTAATGAATGGTACTAAAACTCAAGATGCTTTAACTTTAGCGCAGACTTTAGAAAACAAAGGGACTGAATTAGGTTTTAGTGCTAGTCGTGAAGGTGTGAGTATCAGCGGACAAGGATTATCGACCAGCTTACCAATACTGATGCAAACCATAGCAGATGTAGTGCAGAACGCCAACTTCCCTGCTGACCAATTAGAACTCAGTCGTCAACGAGAATTAACCAGTCTTAAAGTACAGCTAGACGACCCCAGAGGACTGGGAAGAAGAGTATTTCAACAAGCAATTTACCCCATAAATCATCCTTTCCACAGCTTCCCCACCATTGAGAGTTTACAAAGTATTACTCGTGAAGATGTGGTGAATTTCTATCAACAACACTATCGACCGGATGCTACAACACTTACCTTAGTTGGTGATTTTGAACCAAACCAAGTTAAATCCTTGTTAAATAAAGCTTTCGGTCAATGGACAGCGAAGGGTGAACCTCCTGTACTCAACCTACCAACTGTAACATTACCAATAGACTTACAACAATTAAATTCAGTAATTCCTGGTAAAACAGAGTCTGTTACTTATCTAGGATACAACGGCATTTCTCGCCAAGATCCACGTTTTTATGCTGCACTAATCCTTAATCAGATTTTGGGTGGTGATACCTTATCAAGTCGGTTAGGAACAGAAGTGCGCGATCGCTTGGGTTTGACTTATGGTATTTATAGTGGCTTTGCTGCGGGTATGAATCCTGGTCCATTCGTGATTTCCATGCAGACAGCACCCCAAGACACTCAAAAAGCGATTTCTAGCACCATAGCTTTACTAAAACAATTTCGGGAACAAGGTATAACCGAAGCCGAATTTAAGACAGCGAAACGTTCTCTTATCAACAGTTACCCTGTGGAGTTAGCTAGTCCTAGTCAAGTAGCCAGCATCATTTTGGAAAATGCCATTTTGGGATTATCCGCCTCAGAAATCCGCGAATTTCCCCAGCATATTCAAGCAGTAACGATGACTCAAGTACAAAAAGCAATTGCAGAATTAATTAAACCAGAAAATCTGATCATTGTCACTGCTGGCCCCGACAATACTATCACCAAAGGTAATTAGGTCAAACTAAAAAATAGCAGATAGACCTAACTTCCTTCCCCAGGAAATAATCTAGGTTTCCAAACCTCTCTTCTACAAGGAGAGAGGTTTTTTAGTAAAGTTTAAGACTTTGGAAATATCCTTTAAGCATGAAAATATACAAGATGAAGCTAATTAATAAAAGATTTCTCTATCTAATGGAGGAATAAATATACATACCATAAAGACTAAATAATTAAGTATTCCGATCACCTGACGAAGTTTAGTGATATTATCCCCGTTGATATCTGACAGCGGGGATTTTTTTAAATTATACCAAATGGTAAAATTAATCATAGATTTATCTGTCTAAAGGAAGACTGGATATAGAGAGATTAAATATTAAATATTAAGTAGCCCGATTACCCTACCGGACTTTAGCTTCAAACCTCCTCTTGTTATTAACCGTTCAGGAGGAGGCTTTATTAAACTAATTTCAGTGTTCTCTATTTTTAATCATCATGCTAGATTTTAATCTAAGGATTACAATAGTTACATAAACTAGGGTCAGCAGAATTTATCCCATCAGGAAATAACTTTTGTTCTATAAAATTACACTTTTGGCATTGATAAACTACCGCATAAATCTGGACAGTAGGTTGATAACAACTCGCACAAGGCAATCCTTTGATAGATTCAGTTATAGCAAATCCAGGTGTAGAACATTTTGGACAGCAGCTATTAATTTTATTTAGTAAATCTTGAGTAGCTTTTTCTATATTTTTCATCCGCTGAGGATTATATAGCGCCCTCATATCTGTTTCTATATAAAAACTTCCACTAGCTGAATTAACCAAAGCCAAATTTACAGACTCTCTCAATTTATCCTCAGTAGTAATACCCTTAATAATTTCCGAAGTTTTGCAATCTCTTTTTTCAAAACTAATTACTAAACCATGTTCAGGAAAACCAACCTTGAGTGCAAATTCTTCTGCTTCTTCTAGAGAGTTGACAACCTGATGATTAAAATTAGTTTCCGTTGAAAATACCTCCCCAATAATTTCTAAATCATTCTCTTGATCTAAAAAAACAATAATTTCTCTGTTAGCATAAATATAAGGAAAACTAGGATGAGGTGCAAAACTACCTTCACTAGCTATAGCCAAAGTTTCCCCTGTGATTTCAATAGCTTTATCAGCTTTTAACTTAGCCGCAGCAATTTGCGTTCCTGGGCGTTTGATATCTCTGGTAAAAGTACCAAAAACATCAGTATTGAAATTGTCTGGGACAATCACCTTAATCCCTAATTCCTGCTGTAAAATAGGTGCAATTACTTTTTCTTTATGGTGCATTGTTGCTAATACAGCCACACGATTATTAAATAATTGCTTCGTCATCTTTATTTTTAACTCCTAGATACTAATTAATCCTAAAAAGTAAGGTGGGGATTACCCACCACACAACTTAATTTTGCCCTTGAGGAACTTGATTAACTTGACTGAGTTCAGCCATCAACTTTTCCTTATTACGTCTGCGGATTTTAGCGTAAAGCTGAATACTTGCAGCCATGAAAACCACTAAACCAAAAATTAACCAAGCAGTAATATCTGTAGGCAAATTATTCTTGAATATAGCCAACATCACAATCACCACTAACAAAAGAGTTGGTGCTTCATTTAAAGCCCGTAAATGTTGACCACTCCACTTACATTCATCTGCTGCTAATTGCTTGATCAACCTACCACAATAATGATGATAGCCAATTAAAATAGCAACAAACCCTAATTTAAAATGTAACCAGGGTTCTTTTAACAAATCTGGATTAGTCGAAAGGATACCAATAGCCATTGCTACCGTTACAAACATCCCTGGAGTAGTAATGATATCGTAAAGACGCTTTTCCATAATTTGATACTGATTTTTCAGTATCGTTTTTGCTGGTTCTGGTTCCTGGTTGGCTTCAACGTGGTAAATAAAAAGTCTGACCAGATAGAATAAACCCGCAAACCAAACCACAAAGCCAATAATGTGAAACGCTTTAAACCATGAATAAGCCATGAATCCTAACCTACCTTTTTATGTTGTCCTAACTCTCATTATCAGCTTAGAGGACTTAGTGGCAAGGATACAGATAGGTTAATTTACATTTTGCAGCATAACTATGACGATTTTAAATCATTTACATCATGCTTTAGTAAGACATATGTATAAACACAAAGTCTACTGAAACTGAAGATATCACTTTAAGGTTAATACAAATGGAAACATTCATTTGTTACTGTAATTCAGTGAATTGATAATTAGATCAATATTTTCAATAACCTGGTTTTTTAGGAAAAAACTTTTTATTAACATATAGGAATAATATTTTTTTATAATTTAATCAATTTGAATTTATAAAAAACTGCTGTCTATTTCATTAGATAGAAAGTCTATATCTTTTTGCATACGTATTAAATGTACCTGATGATAGAAGAATTAAGCAACTGGATTAAGCTATTCATAAAGGGTAAGTCATAAAGGAAAGTTAAAATGAGCTTAGAAGAACGGGCAAAAGCCACAGCTAAGAATATAGAAGGTAAAGGTCAAGAAGCGATAGGAAACATAACTGGCGATCCAAAGGATAAAGCTGAAGGTCAAGCCAAACAGGCAGAAAGTGAAGTTAAACACGCTGTCGAAGATATGAAAGACACTGTCAAGAAAAACATTGATTAGATATTAGATAAGTAATGGAGTTCGTAGTTGCATTTATCAAGCAATTACGAACAAAACAAAATGTATGATATGAGGGATATAAAATATGGTTTTGTTTCAGCAGAGTCGTCAAGTTTTGATGGCTTTCGTCTTGATGTTAGTAGTGACATTAACTACGGCTTGTGGTGGTGGAACAACTACAGAAGCTAACCGCGTAAATACCCCAACAGCCATTGGTAAAGATGTTGCTTATGCAGAATTGGAGCGTGGTAATACTTCAGGGGGACAGAATTTTGGTAACTGGGTTGTCCAAACTTCTCAAGGATTAGTTCAGGATGCATATGTTCGAGATAACAATAAGCTAGGCGTGATTATTTCACCTCAAGTTAGTCCTCAGAATGTCAAACCGTTAGCAACATCTTTAGTTCAGGGATTTCGTAAAAACTTCCCTAATCAAGACTTGAAAGTTTTAATTTATGCTCCTGACAAAAAACTGATTTTGACTGCTGATTATGATCGGCAGACTAATCAAGTTAAGTACAGCTAATTCTCATAAAGGAGATTAATAAAATGACAAATAGCGAACAATATAAACGTGAAATCATGAAAGATTTGGCTCAAGGGAATGTCGAATATTTAGATAATGTGAATACAGATTCTACTGAAGAATATCAAACTTTTGATGATTTTGCCCAGAGGACAACAACAGATCAACGTCGGCAGTTATTTAATCAATCTTTACATCCAGAACGCATCTCTCCGAGCCAAATGGAGCCAGAATTACAAAAGGCAATTTCTCAAATTAAACCCAATGAACGAGATGATGTAGCGCGTGCCTTTTTCAAACAATTGAAAGAGAGAGGACTGGACGAGAACCGTTTACAACAACAACTAAGTCTCTCCACTCACAATACTAACCGTATGACTGCTGAGGATGTGAGTAAACTTGCATCTTTCACATATCACAACCACCCTGATGTTTTTCGTCAAGTCTTAGCGGAACAACCGGGAATTATCAAGTTTCTCAGTAATCCTATTGTTGCGGGAATTATTGGGATTGCAGCAGCTAAATGGCTGGGTAGTCGGAAGTAAGAATGTAGATGGGGTGGGCTAAATTCTTCAAAAGCCCCCCTTTCTCAAGAGGATTTGCAGCTACCCTTCACCCTGACTACCTGATTGCCTGATCAAGTAATCTAAAACCCTGTCAATTCGTTCCAAAGCAGCATTATTTGTACGCTGAAACTCTTGATTATTTCTTTGAAACTCCTGAAATTGTCTTTCAGACTGCCTCAGTGCTTGCTGGTGTAAACGTGCAATATCAGCAAGGTTGGTTACTGTTCTTTCTAGTCGTGCTAGTGCTTGACTGTTAGAACGGGTTTCACGTCTGACACCCTCCTGAATGGTACGGACTAAATCAATTTCATCTCCAAGTTGATCTAATCTGCTGTCAATATCATCTAGCCTTGCAGAGATATCTTCTAATGGCTGTGAATTAGTCATAATACCTCTTTCTGTTGTTGGTTTTCTTTGTTTTTCTCCTTAATAGCTTTCGTAACAATGTACGCCGCAAAGTTAGCTGGTGTACGCTCCTGTTCTTCAGCTATATGTATAAGCTCTTTGTATATTTCTTCATCCAGTGTAATTGTAACTCTAGGTCTTATAGCCATAGGGGTAATATCTAGCATTGACACTATTTTAGACTCCTGTTGCTCAAAAAATATTATGTTGACTATTAACGCGATTAACATCAATCATCTACTATAGCATCATAAGCAGCAAATTGAACTTTCTTTCAACCAAAAAATAAATCCTCGATTTCTTTGAGAAGTCGAGGATTTAAGTTTTACCTAATTAGCAGTATTCAATTAAGTAGGTAGGCGAAAATAAATAGAACTATGTTAAGTAAGGTAACAAATTCTGAAATTGGCTCGTAGTTAGGGCTTTAGCCCTACTTTCCGGTCTAAAGACCTTACTACAAACCTTTAATTATTTACGTTACTCTACTTAAACAGCAGCTAATTCTGGACTAGGACGCTTGCTGTTACGGATATTGGTAATAGCCTCAGCATAATCAGGAGCATTGAAAACAGCCGAACCCGCTACAATAGCATTAGCGCCAGCTTCCAAAACTTGCCAAGTATTATTAGCTTTTAGTCCGCCGTCAACTTCAATCCAAGGATCTAAACCGCGTTCATCGCACATTTGACGCAACTTGCGAATTTTAGGAACTACGCTAGGAATAAAGCTTTGACCACCAAAACCGGGGTTAACGCTCATAATTAGCACTAAATCGCACAATTCTAGGACATATTCAATTAACTCCAAAGGTGTACCCGGATTAAGTACAACTCCAGCTTTCTTACCGAGTTCTCTGATTTGTCCGAGGGTGCGGTGTAAGTGAGGGGAAGCGTTGTGTTCAGCGTGTACGGAAATAATATCAGCACCAGCCTTAGCAAAACCTTCTACATACTTTTCTGGTTCCACAATCATCAAGTGGACATCCAGGGGTTTGGTTGTAACTGGACGAATCGCCTCCACAATCAGGGGACCTATCGTAATATTAGGTACAAAACGACCGTCCATTACATCAACGTGAATCCAATCTGCTCCAGCTTTGTCTACGGCGCGAATGTCGTCACCTAACCGACTAAAATCGGCTGATAGGATAGATGGAGCGATAACTATAGGCTTTTGAGATGGGTTTTGGGTCATGGCTGATGGGTTTTTAAGCGTCCTCGTCTGTAAGTATTGTAACAAAATATGGAATTTTTGGTAATTGGGGAACAAGTAACAACTGACTACTTATGAACAAAAAACTAACTTGGGTAATTTGGGGATTGGGTGTTTCCTGTTTGAGTTTGCCGGTCTTGGCTGCTATCAA contains the following coding sequences:
- the rpe gene encoding ribulose-phosphate 3-epimerase, coding for MTQNPSQKPIVIAPSILSADFSRLGDDIRAVDKAGADWIHVDVMDGRFVPNITIGPLIVEAIRPVTTKPLDVHLMIVEPEKYVEGFAKAGADIISVHAEHNASPHLHRTLGQIRELGKKAGVVLNPGTPLELIEYVLELCDLVLIMSVNPGFGGQSFIPSVVPKIRKLRQMCDERGLDPWIEVDGGLKANNTWQVLEAGANAIVAGSAVFNAPDYAEAITNIRNSKRPSPELAAV